The Rhizobium sp. ZPR4 DNA segment CGCGAGATTGCCCCAAGGGGCATAGAACGTAATGTCGCCTGCCGAAGGTGTGATGCCGGCAGGCGCGCCATCGGTCGAGAGCCGGCGCGGCAGGTCGCTGATCTTCTCGGTGGCGGCATAGTCCTCAAGAACAAGCTTGAGCGGCAACAGCGCCAGAAAATTGCGCGCGGCGGTGTTGTCGTCGAGAACCGCAATTGCGGTTCCCCCAGGCGCGGAGATTTGGATCCTCATCGCATTTCCCAATTCGTTGGCATTGACAGCCGAACCTGCAGCCGCTGCCATGATGACAACGGTCCGCTTGATGCGAGCTGATCGGCCCAGCATGGTGCCCTTACGCGAACGGGTCATAACCAGGTTTCTTGTAAAGCTGATCAATCTTTTCCCGGATGTCCGGCACATAGACATTGTCGGTCCAGTCAGCGCGCGTGACGTCTTCGATTGCAATCGAGATGGAGGCATCTTCGACGCCAAGAGCGGACATGACGGCCTCCGTCAGTTTGGCAGTCAACGCCTGCTTTTGAGCCTCGGGGCGACCGGCCAGCATTTTCACGACGACGTGCGGCATTTCACATCCCTCCGGCTGTGAGGCCATATTGCTCGTCGGTGACATGCTCCATCCAGTCGACGAGTTTACCGTTCAGGTGCTCGTGGATGGCTATGTGGGTCATTGCGGTCGTGGGGGATGCGCCATGCCAATGTTTCTCGTTTGGCGCGAACCATACAACGTCGCCAGGCTGGATCTCCTCGATCGGGCCTCCTTCGCGCTGCACACGGCCGAGGCCGGCGATCACGATCAAGGTTTGGCCGAGAGGATGGGTATGCCAAACCGTGCGGGCGCCCGGCTCAAACGTCACACTACCAGCGGCGGCGCGGCGCGCGTCGTTCGATGCGAATAGCGGGTCGACGCGCACGGTTCCGGTGAACCACTCGGCCGGGCCTTTGCCTGAAGGCTGACTTCCGTTCCTGGTGATGTCCATGATGTCTCGTTCCTTCGGAAGATGATTGTTTTCGGATAGATTCTAGTCCGTGCCATAAGGTCCGATTAGACCGCAAATCATGCTAGCTATTATGTGTTGCGCACATGAATAGGCGCTCACAACATGCCCTATTCGGCAGAGGCGCAGCAGATTCCCGCATAATTATGAAAGGCATACATAAATGCTCAGAGAAAACATCCATGACCTGCTGGCCTTTGTGGTGGTTGCGCGCGAAAAGAGCTTCACCAGAGCCG contains these protein-coding regions:
- a CDS encoding cyclophilin-like fold protein yields the protein MTRSRKGTMLGRSARIKRTVVIMAAAAGSAVNANELGNAMRIQISAPGGTAIAVLDDNTAARNFLALLPLKLVLEDYAATEKISDLPRRLSTDGAPAGITPSAGDITFYAPWGNLAIFHKTFRYSEGLVKLGRIESGLDAIEAPARVPVTFERLKD
- a CDS encoding tautomerase family protein gives rise to the protein MPHVVVKMLAGRPEAQKQALTAKLTEAVMSALGVEDASISIAIEDVTRADWTDNVYVPDIREKIDQLYKKPGYDPFA
- a CDS encoding cupin domain-containing protein is translated as MMDITRNGSQPSGKGPAEWFTGTVRVDPLFASNDARRAAAGSVTFEPGARTVWHTHPLGQTLIVIAGLGRVQREGGPIEEIQPGDVVWFAPNEKHWHGASPTTAMTHIAIHEHLNGKLVDWMEHVTDEQYGLTAGGM